A region of the Gemmatimonadaceae bacterium genome:
CGCTCACATGGGAACCCGGGTTGCCCATTCCGGTGTTCACCGGGTAGATAGGAAGGTCGTACGGAACGTCACCCCCTAACAGTACCAGAGGAGTCCCCCGCATGCCGTCACGAATCGTGGCGCTCACCGTGTGCATTGCCGCACTGGTCGGGCTGTCGGCAACTCGCGCCTGGGCGCAGGACGATGGACCCAAGGTCGGTGACCTGGCGCCCGATTTCTCGCTCCCCGGCGCATCCAAGGCCGGCGTGATGCAGAAGGCGCTGCGTCTCGCCGATTTCCGCGGGCAGACCGTCGTCATCTCGTTCTTCCCCAAGGCGCGGACCAAGGGCTGAACCGTCCAACATGAGGCGTACCGGGATCAGTACGCCACGATCTTCAACGGTGGCCAGGGTGTGGTCGCCATCTCCATCAGCTCCGACGGCGTGGACGAGCTCGCGGCGTGGGCCAAGGAGGCCAACTTCCCCGTGCTGTTCGCCAGCGACACGACGGGGGATATCGCCGCGAAGTATGCGACGACCGGCTCCGGCATCGGACCGATGAAGAAGTTCTACAAGCGCGTCGTCTTTGTGGTGGCGCCGGACGGTCGGATTGCGCACGTCTTCCGGCCATTTTCCGCGCTCTCGCAGGACCAGTACGCACAGCTCGATTCGGTGGTCGATCAGGTGTCGAGGGCCCGCCCGTAGCAGGACCAGGCGGACCCGTTCCATCGAGCGGCTCAAGGAAGCGTCATAACATCGTCAACTCAGGGGCGGCCCGCGCGTTCGCGCGG
Encoded here:
- a CDS encoding redoxin domain-containing protein, yielding MPSRIVALTVCIAALVGLSATRAWAQDDGPKVGDLAPDFSLPGASKAGVMQKALRLADFRGQTVVISFFPKARTKGUTVQHEAYRDQYATIFNGGQGVVAISISSDGVDELAAWAKEANFPVLFASDTTGDIAAKYATTGSGIGPMKKFYKRVVFVVAPDGRIAHVFRPFSALSQDQYAQLDSVVDQVSRARP